From Qipengyuania psychrotolerans:
GGCTGGCTCGCGGTTACCGCTCCGCTTTCGAAATCGCTGGAGCCCATTGCACCGCCGCAGATAACCCTGCTTGCCGCCGACGGGACGCCCATTGCACGCAACGGTGCGATAACCGACGAGCCGGTCGACGTGTCACGATTGCCCCCTCACGTGGTTGGGGCGTTTCTCGCGATCGAGGATCGCCGGTTCTACAGTCATTGGGGCGTGGACCCGCGGGGCATTGCCCGCGCTGCCTTCACCGGTACCGGCGGCGGCAGCACGATCACGCAGCAACTCGCCAAATTCACATTTCTCACTCCGGAGCGCACGCTGACCCGCAAGGCGCGCGAGGCCATGATCGCGTTCTGGCTCGAAAGCTGGCTGACCAAGGACGAGATACTCGAACGATATCTCTCCAATGCTTATTTCGGAGACAATGTTTACGGACTGCGCGCCGCCAGCCTGCATTATTTCTATCGCCAACCGGAAAACCTGAGGCCGAACCAGGCCGCCATGCTCGCCGGATTGCTCCAGGCCCCCAGCGCCTATGCTCCTACGAGGCATTACGAGCGCGCCGAAAAGCGGATGCGGCTGGTCATAACGTCAATGGTGGCAGCCGGGTACATTACCGAGGCCGAAGCGCGCGCGATGCGGCCGCCGACGCTTGATGTCCGAATGAAGAGCGATCTTCCGACCGGCACCTATTTCGCGGACTGGGCCCTGCCTCAGGCGCGGGGGCTGTCCGATAGCGGTTATGCCCGGCAGACGCTGACCACGACGCTCGACAGCCGCCTTCAGAATATCGCGCGCAACGTCACCAATCGCGCGCCTCTGGGCAAAGCTCAGATCGCCTTGGTGGCGATGCGCACCAATGGCGAAGTGGTCGCCATGATCGGCGGGAAGGATTACCAGAAATCACCCTTCAACCGCACCACGCAGGCGCGGCGACAACCGGGATCGACCATCAAGACCTTCGTCTACCTGGCGGCCCTGCGTGATGGATGGAGCCCGGACGACACCATCGAGAATACCGAAATTACTGAAGGCAGTTATCGTCCGCGTAATTCCGACGGCCGCTACTCACCCACGATCACGCTGCGCGATGCGCTGGCGCGGTCCAGCAATGTGGCGACCCTCCGCCTGTTCAATGAAGTTGGTTCGCAGAAAGTCATCGATACCGCCCGGGATTTCGGAATTTCGGCGGAGTTCGTGAAGGGCGATCCGAGCATCGCGCTGGGATCGACCAGCATGACCTTGCTGGAACTGACTGCGGCATATGCAGGGATTGCGGCCAACTCATTCCCGGTCGAACCCCACGCCATCGCGCGCGAAGAACAGGGCTGGTTCGAGCGTCTGTGGAACGGCGGCGACAGCCTGAGCAGGTCCACGCATTCCGAAATTGAAGACATGCTCCGCGGTGTCATCAACAACGGAACCGGCCGCCGCGCGATGCTTTCAGGACCCAATTTCGGCAAGACCGGGACCAGCCAGGACAACCGCGATGCATTGTTCGTCGGCTACGCAGGAGACCTGGTGGTCGGTGTGTGGATCGGCAATGATGACAATTCACCGCTCGATGGCATTTCCGGAGGCGGCCTGCCGGCTCGGATCTGGCGCGATTTCATGGTGCAGGCTCTTGGTGTCAACGCGGCGCCTGACCGGTCAGGCCCGCGCTCCAATGAAGATCCCGGCGGGCCGGTCGAGCCGCTCGACGTGCCCGATCTTGAAGACATTCCACTGGGTGATGGCAATTCGCGCCTTCGCATACGCGACGGCGAGGCGGTCTTCTCCACCGAGATCGAGGGCATCCCGGTCGATATCAGGGTCGGCGATGACGGAGTGTCGATTTCCGAGGAAGCGATCGAGGAAGCGCGCCGCCGCGCTGAAGAGCGGCGCTATGAAGCGGTGCGCGAGGAAATGGAACGACAGGGCCAGCTCGAACCGAACTAGCTCGCTGGAGGTTCTGCCACGAGCACATTCATCACGGCTGTCGCGATGGGCCGGTCGGGATCATCCTGCCACGCTTCTACGGTTATGTTGGCACTGCGCCGGCCAAGTTTGGTCACGCGGCCACGGGCGTAGGTCTCGCGGCTCTTGCCAGCTGCCAGATACTGCACTGTGATATTGATCGGCTTGAGGATTGCTTGGCGCTGTTTCAGCGCGAGCATGGAGCGCAAAACGGCATAGCCTGCTGTCTCCAGCAGGCCTCCGGTGGCGCCGCCGTGGTAATGTTCTGGACGGCCTTCGACAGCCTCGATGAAGTCCACGCGGATGATCGGGGTGTCGCCGTCCCATTCCGACAGCTTGATGCCGAGCGAGCGTGCGTAAGGCGTCAGGGCGATATCATCGCGTTTATCAGGCACCGGGCACCTCGCGCGGGTCCGCGCCGCCGATCTTCATGAAGACACCCTGGATATGTGCGACAGGATCGTTCGCATCGCCGTCATGAGCCAATCCGCGTACGAAGGCCGCGCTTCGCGTGATGCGGTAGCATTGGGAGCGGCCGAACACGGC
This genomic window contains:
- a CDS encoding transglycosylase domain-containing protein, which produces MGVFDSIFRRRKAEAPVQSHRGFYSLHDGFDDDAWDARLDDLDSAMAREEKSRLRFWQLSYWRDRRKRWWFAHIIAGLLALFIVLVGWLAVTAPLSKSLEPIAPPQITLLAADGTPIARNGAITDEPVDVSRLPPHVVGAFLAIEDRRFYSHWGVDPRGIARAAFTGTGGGSTITQQLAKFTFLTPERTLTRKAREAMIAFWLESWLTKDEILERYLSNAYFGDNVYGLRAASLHYFYRQPENLRPNQAAMLAGLLQAPSAYAPTRHYERAEKRMRLVITSMVAAGYITEAEARAMRPPTLDVRMKSDLPTGTYFADWALPQARGLSDSGYARQTLTTTLDSRLQNIARNVTNRAPLGKAQIALVAMRTNGEVVAMIGGKDYQKSPFNRTTQARRQPGSTIKTFVYLAALRDGWSPDDTIENTEITEGSYRPRNSDGRYSPTITLRDALARSSNVATLRLFNEVGSQKVIDTARDFGISAEFVKGDPSIALGSTSMTLLELTAAYAGIAANSFPVEPHAIAREEQGWFERLWNGGDSLSRSTHSEIEDMLRGVINNGTGRRAMLSGPNFGKTGTSQDNRDALFVGYAGDLVVGVWIGNDDNSPLDGISGGGLPARIWRDFMVQALGVNAAPDRSGPRSNEDPGGPVEPLDVPDLEDIPLGDGNSRLRIRDGEAVFSTEIEGIPVDIRVGDDGVSISEEAIEEARRRAEERRYEAVREEMERQGQLEPN
- a CDS encoding PaaI family thioesterase codes for the protein MPDKRDDIALTPYARSLGIKLSEWDGDTPIIRVDFIEAVEGRPEHYHGGATGGLLETAGYAVLRSMLALKQRQAILKPINITVQYLAAGKSRETYARGRVTKLGRRSANITVEAWQDDPDRPIATAVMNVLVAEPPAS